One genomic region from Halococcus qingdaonensis encodes:
- a CDS encoding 2-oxoacid:acceptor oxidoreductase subunit alpha, which produces MTGEELIWRIAGGSGDGIDSTSQNFTKALMRTGLDVFTHRHYPSRIRGGHTYVEVRAADHAVKSRGDGYDFLLALGDSFARNPQDGEAYYGNEEVKPLTENLDELREGGVIVYDEGLLDTDEVEDFDERVEENDWHVYPLDLRSLAREHGREIMRNTAGVAATAALIDMDTEIFEELMADTMSGEMLETNVEVLEEAHAEVSEMEFTHDLEVPTGSHNEEQVLLNGSHSVAYGAIDEGCRFIAGYPMTPWTDVFTIMTQHLPSIGGISEQVEDEIAAASLAIGASHAGVKAMSGSSGGGFALMSEPLGLAEMTETPLVLVEAMRAGPSTGMPTKPEQGDLEHILYTSQGDSNRVVFAPGTVAEAYEQSREAFRVAYEYQIPVVIVIDQKLSGELASVPASHFDREPNPDLGSVLSEEEIAEAPHHASGTFNRFRHDPEDGVSPRSIPGQKDGRFLATGNEHTPQGHIEESPDNRVAQVDRRTRKLESIRSDLDDKEHSNQTYYGPEDAEHGILVWGSQQGSVEEAVDRLNEQGESVKMLGVSDLMPYPKEDVTAFLESVDECLVVEMNITAQFRGLTQKELGRFGEKMSSLLKYNGNPFEPAEVVEGFDIQVNGGDEPPTAQTRIEPAAGD; this is translated from the coding sequence ATGACAGGAGAAGAACTCATCTGGCGGATCGCGGGCGGTTCCGGTGACGGGATCGACTCGACGAGCCAGAACTTCACGAAGGCGCTGATGCGCACGGGGCTGGACGTATTCACACACAGACATTACCCATCGCGGATCCGCGGTGGCCACACCTACGTGGAGGTGCGAGCGGCTGACCACGCAGTGAAATCGCGCGGCGACGGCTACGATTTCCTGCTGGCACTCGGTGACAGTTTCGCCCGGAACCCGCAGGACGGCGAGGCCTACTATGGAAATGAAGAAGTCAAACCGCTGACGGAGAACCTCGACGAGTTGCGCGAGGGCGGGGTAATCGTCTACGACGAGGGGCTGCTCGACACCGACGAGGTCGAGGACTTCGACGAGCGCGTCGAGGAAAACGACTGGCACGTCTACCCGCTCGACCTCCGAAGCCTCGCACGCGAGCACGGCCGCGAGATCATGCGTAACACGGCCGGCGTGGCCGCCACCGCGGCGCTGATCGACATGGACACGGAGATCTTCGAGGAGCTGATGGCCGACACGATGAGCGGCGAGATGCTCGAAACCAACGTGGAAGTGCTCGAGGAGGCTCACGCCGAAGTCAGCGAGATGGAGTTCACGCACGATCTCGAAGTGCCTACCGGGAGCCACAACGAAGAGCAGGTGCTGTTGAACGGGAGTCACTCGGTCGCGTACGGTGCGATCGACGAGGGCTGCCGGTTCATCGCGGGTTATCCGATGACACCGTGGACGGACGTGTTCACGATCATGACCCAGCACTTGCCCTCCATTGGAGGGATCTCCGAGCAGGTCGAAGACGAGATCGCGGCGGCATCGCTGGCGATCGGTGCCTCCCACGCGGGTGTCAAGGCGATGTCCGGTTCCTCGGGCGGCGGGTTCGCACTGATGTCCGAACCGCTCGGACTGGCGGAGATGACCGAGACACCGCTCGTCCTCGTGGAAGCGATGCGCGCGGGCCCCTCGACGGGGATGCCGACCAAACCCGAGCAGGGCGACCTCGAGCACATCCTCTACACGAGCCAGGGCGACTCCAATCGTGTCGTCTTCGCCCCTGGGACGGTCGCGGAGGCCTACGAGCAGTCCCGGGAAGCGTTCCGGGTGGCCTACGAGTATCAGATTCCGGTCGTGATCGTGATCGACCAGAAGCTGTCGGGTGAACTCGCGAGCGTGCCGGCGAGCCACTTCGATCGCGAGCCCAATCCCGACTTGGGAAGCGTGCTTTCGGAAGAGGAGATCGCCGAGGCACCCCACCACGCGTCGGGGACGTTCAACCGGTTCCGGCACGACCCCGAAGACGGCGTGAGCCCGCGGAGCATTCCCGGCCAGAAGGACGGTCGGTTCCTGGCGACGGGCAACGAACACACCCCGCAGGGCCACATCGAGGAAAGTCCGGACAATCGCGTCGCGCAGGTCGACCGGCGCACGCGCAAACTCGAATCCATCCGCAGCGACTTGGATGACAAAGAGCATTCGAACCAGACGTATTACGGGCCAGAAGACGCCGAGCACGGCATCCTGGTCTGGGGCAGCCAGCAGGGTAGCGTCGAGGAGGCCGTCGACCGCCTCAACGAACAGGGCGAGTCGGTCAAGATGCTGGGCGTGAGCGACCTGATGCCCTACCCCAAGGAGGACGTGACGGCATTCCTCGAGTCGGTCGACGAATGCCTGGTCGTCGAGATGAACATCACCGCCCAGTTCCGGGGATTGACCCAGAAGGAGCTGGGGAGGTTCGGCGAGAAGATGTCGAGTCTGCTGAAGTACAACGGCAACCCGTTCGAGCCGGCGGAGGTCGTCGAGGGGTTCGACATCCAGGTGAACGGTGGCGACGAACCGCCGACGGCACAGACGCGGATCGAACCCGCGGCAGGTGATTAA
- a CDS encoding NADP-dependent malic enzyme: MGLDEDALDYHREDPPGKIEISTTKPTSTQRDLSLAYSPGVATPCNHIHDDPDDAYTYTAKGNMVGVVSNGSAVLGLGDIGAQASKPVMEGKGVLFKRFADIDVFDIELDEDDPQEIIRTVEAMEPTFGGINLEDIKAPECFEIEEQLRESMSIPVFHDDQHGTAIISGAALLNASDIAEKELEDLEIVFSGAGASAIATARFYLSLGAQKENITMCDSSGIITEERASHGDVNEFKTEFARDVPEGNLEDAIEDADVFVGLSVGGIVSQEMVRSMADDPIIFAMANPDPEINYEDAKAARDDTVIMATGRSDYPNMVNNVLGFPFIFRGALDVRASEINEQMKVAAARAIAELARKDVPDAVVKAYGDQPLQYGPEYIIPKPVDPRVLFEITPAVAQAAIDSGAARADIDIDDYTEELEARLGKSREMMRVVLNKAKSEPKRLVLAEGDDEKMIRAAHQIDDQGIAHPVLIGDQGVITDTMNSLGLAFDPEIVDPDEINLDPYAERLVELRQRKGVTRREAEDLLRDENHLGSVMVEMGDADAMLTGLTHDYPSALRPPLQIVGTADDANYAAGVYLLAFKNRVVFCADATVNQEPDADVLAEVTEHTAELARRFNVEPRAALLSYSDFGSVDNEGTREPRDAARKLREDSSVEFPVDGEMQADTAVVEEMLEGTYDFSELDEPANVLVFPNLEAGNIGYKLLQRLGGAEAIGPMLVGMDKPVHVLQRGDEVKDIVNLASVAVVDAQENSIGE, encoded by the coding sequence ATGGGACTGGACGAGGACGCACTCGACTACCACCGCGAGGACCCACCCGGCAAGATCGAGATCTCGACGACCAAACCCACGAGCACCCAGCGCGACCTCTCGCTGGCCTACTCGCCTGGCGTCGCCACTCCGTGTAACCACATTCACGACGACCCCGACGATGCCTACACCTACACCGCCAAAGGCAACATGGTCGGCGTCGTCTCCAACGGCTCCGCCGTTCTCGGATTGGGCGACATCGGCGCGCAGGCCTCGAAACCAGTCATGGAGGGGAAGGGCGTCCTGTTCAAACGGTTCGCCGACATCGACGTCTTCGACATCGAACTTGACGAGGACGATCCCCAGGAGATCATCCGGACTGTCGAGGCGATGGAGCCCACCTTCGGCGGCATCAATCTCGAAGATATCAAAGCCCCCGAATGCTTCGAGATCGAGGAGCAACTCCGCGAGTCGATGTCGATTCCCGTCTTCCACGACGATCAGCACGGGACCGCCATCATCAGCGGTGCTGCCCTGCTCAATGCCAGCGACATCGCTGAGAAAGAGCTTGAAGACCTGGAGATCGTTTTCTCAGGGGCTGGTGCGAGCGCGATCGCCACCGCACGGTTCTATCTCTCGCTCGGCGCACAGAAAGAGAACATCACCATGTGCGATTCCTCGGGCATCATCACCGAGGAACGTGCTTCTCACGGCGACGTCAACGAGTTCAAAACCGAATTTGCCCGTGACGTTCCTGAGGGGAATCTCGAAGACGCCATCGAGGACGCCGATGTCTTCGTCGGGTTGTCGGTCGGTGGCATCGTCTCCCAGGAGATGGTCCGCTCGATGGCCGACGACCCGATCATCTTCGCGATGGCTAACCCCGATCCCGAGATCAATTACGAGGATGCCAAGGCCGCTCGCGACGACACCGTGATCATGGCCACCGGGCGCTCCGACTACCCAAACATGGTCAACAACGTTCTCGGATTCCCCTTCATCTTCCGTGGCGCGCTCGACGTCCGCGCCAGCGAGATCAACGAACAGATGAAAGTCGCCGCCGCCCGTGCGATCGCCGAGCTCGCTCGCAAGGACGTTCCCGATGCCGTCGTGAAGGCCTACGGCGATCAGCCCCTCCAGTACGGCCCCGAATACATCATCCCCAAACCCGTCGACCCCAGGGTTCTGTTCGAGATCACGCCCGCCGTCGCGCAGGCCGCCATCGACAGTGGCGCTGCTCGTGCCGACATCGATATCGACGACTACACCGAGGAACTCGAAGCCCGTCTCGGCAAATCCCGCGAGATGATGCGCGTTGTGTTGAACAAGGCCAAATCCGAGCCCAAACGGTTGGTGCTCGCCGAGGGCGACGACGAGAAGATGATCCGCGCCGCCCACCAAATCGACGATCAGGGCATCGCCCACCCCGTTCTCATTGGCGATCAGGGAGTCATCACCGACACGATGAATTCGCTCGGGCTGGCGTTCGATCCCGAGATCGTCGATCCCGACGAGATCAATCTCGATCCCTACGCCGAGCGACTGGTCGAGCTGCGCCAGCGCAAGGGCGTTACCCGACGTGAGGCCGAAGACCTCCTACGCGACGAGAACCATCTCGGCAGCGTGATGGTCGAGATGGGCGACGCCGACGCCATGCTAACCGGGCTGACGCACGACTACCCATCCGCGCTCCGACCCCCATTGCAGATCGTCGGCACCGCCGACGACGCGAACTACGCGGCCGGCGTCTACCTGCTCGCGTTCAAGAATCGCGTCGTCTTCTGCGCCGACGCGACCGTCAATCAGGAGCCCGATGCGGACGTGCTCGCCGAAGTCACCGAGCACACCGCGGAGCTGGCTCGGCGGTTCAACGTCGAACCGCGGGCGGCGCTGCTGTCGTACTCGGACTTCGGCAGCGTCGACAACGAAGGAACACGCGAACCACGCGACGCCGCACGGAAGCTTCGAGAAGACTCGTCCGTGGAGTTCCCCGTCGACGGCGAGATGCAGGCCGACACCGCCGTCGTCGAGGAGATGCTGGAGGGAACCTACGACTTCTCGGAGTTGGACGAACCCGCGAACGTCCTCGTCTTCCCGAACTTGGAGGCGGGCAACATCGGCTACAAACTCCTCCAGCGCCTCGGCGGTGCCGAGGCCATCGGCCCCATGTTGGTGGGTATGGACAAACCCGTTCACGTCCTCCAGCGCGGTGACGAGGTCAAGGATATCGTCAATCTCGCCAGCGTTGCCGTCGTCGATGCGCAAGAGAACAGCATCGGCGAGTGA
- a CDS encoding isocitrate/isopropylmalate dehydrogenase family protein produces METYDIAVIPGDGIGTEVTSAAMEVLDTVAEKHDFQLERSTYDWGTERYLDEGAMMPDDGLDRIESADSIFLGAVGHPEVPDHVTLNGLLLPIRKGFDQYICKRPNKLFEGIESPLRGYGAGDIDLVVYRENTEGEYANVGGREHRGFSNEVAVQSGLFTRKGTERIVRSAFEAATEREGHLTSITKSNAQAHSMVFWDDIVKEVSEDFPEVEVDSLLVDRASMDLVRRPEEFDVVVASNLFGDISTDIAAIITGSLGLAPSGNINEENDYPDMFEPVHGSAPDIVGQGIANPLASVLTGAMMFEYLGDGKEAAADDLWNAVEAQLADESAPRTPDLGGDAKTVDVVSDLSDRL; encoded by the coding sequence ATGGAGACGTACGACATCGCCGTCATTCCGGGCGACGGTATCGGCACCGAAGTCACGAGCGCCGCGATGGAAGTGCTCGACACCGTCGCGGAGAAACACGACTTCCAGCTCGAACGATCGACCTACGACTGGGGCACCGAGCGCTATCTGGACGAGGGTGCGATGATGCCCGACGACGGACTTGATCGGATCGAGTCGGCCGATTCGATCTTCCTCGGTGCCGTCGGCCACCCCGAGGTCCCCGACCACGTGACGCTCAACGGACTTCTCCTTCCGATCCGGAAGGGCTTCGACCAGTACATCTGCAAGCGCCCGAACAAACTGTTCGAGGGCATCGAGAGCCCGCTTCGGGGCTACGGGGCCGGCGACATCGATCTCGTCGTCTACCGCGAGAACACCGAGGGCGAGTACGCGAACGTCGGCGGTCGCGAACACCGCGGCTTCAGCAACGAGGTCGCCGTCCAGTCCGGTCTGTTCACCCGGAAGGGCACCGAGCGCATCGTCCGCAGCGCCTTCGAAGCGGCGACCGAGCGCGAGGGCCATCTCACCTCGATCACTAAATCGAACGCACAGGCCCACTCGATGGTCTTCTGGGACGATATCGTCAAGGAGGTCTCGGAGGACTTCCCCGAGGTCGAGGTCGACAGCCTGCTCGTCGACCGCGCCTCGATGGATCTGGTTCGCCGGCCCGAGGAATTCGACGTCGTCGTCGCCTCGAATCTATTCGGGGATATCTCCACGGACATCGCGGCGATCATCACCGGCAGTCTCGGACTCGCACCCTCGGGCAACATCAACGAGGAGAACGACTACCCCGACATGTTCGAGCCGGTCCACGGCAGCGCGCCCGACATCGTCGGCCAGGGGATCGCCAACCCGCTCGCATCGGTTCTCACCGGCGCGATGATGTTCGAGTATCTCGGCGACGGCAAGGAAGCCGCCGCCGACGACCTCTGGAACGCCGTCGAGGCACAGCTCGCCGACGAGTCCGCACCGCGCACGCCCGACCTCGGCGGCGACGCGAAGACCGTCGACGTCGTCTCCGACCTCAGCGACCGACTGTAG